In the Pseudomonas sp. ADAK2 genome, one interval contains:
- a CDS encoding LysR family transcriptional regulator, whose protein sequence is MNWDDARVFLAVCRESTLRGAARVLGVDQATVGRRVTALEKSLSATLFLRTSEGYALTAVGEAALQAVEKMEVSALELQRQIQGLDDRLTGTVRVSTTDSLAIDFLIPAIARLHEQHPDVQVQLDASTQMISLAKREADIAVRNARPDNPDLIARRIARWPVGLFASQGYVDAHGVPEPGSAFAGHDVVVYQPYLAGNKEMTLVSEPLTRGRIVSSLGSGLLVRRSIAAGIGVGEIPVYMGERDGLVRLWPERTRPVPYDVWLVTHADLRHTARVRAVIDEIVAGFSGTGE, encoded by the coding sequence ATGAATTGGGATGATGCGCGGGTGTTTCTGGCGGTTTGCCGGGAATCGACGCTCAGGGGCGCGGCGCGGGTGCTGGGGGTCGATCAGGCCACGGTCGGGCGGCGGGTCACGGCGTTGGAAAAGTCGTTGAGCGCGACGTTGTTCCTGCGTACCTCCGAAGGTTACGCGCTGACGGCGGTGGGCGAAGCGGCGTTGCAGGCCGTGGAAAAAATGGAGGTGTCGGCGTTGGAGTTGCAGCGGCAAATCCAGGGCCTGGATGATCGGCTGACGGGCACCGTGCGCGTCAGTACTACCGATTCATTGGCCATCGATTTCCTGATCCCGGCGATTGCCCGGTTGCACGAACAACACCCTGACGTGCAGGTGCAATTGGACGCGTCCACGCAGATGATCAGCCTGGCCAAGCGCGAAGCCGATATCGCGGTGCGCAACGCCCGGCCGGACAACCCCGACCTGATCGCCCGACGCATTGCGCGCTGGCCGGTGGGGCTGTTTGCCTCCCAAGGCTATGTGGACGCCCATGGCGTGCCCGAACCGGGTTCGGCGTTTGCAGGGCATGATGTGGTGGTGTATCAGCCGTATCTGGCGGGCAACAAGGAGATGACGCTGGTGTCGGAACCGCTGACGCGCGGGCGGATAGTGTCGAGCCTGGGGTCCGGGTTGTTGGTGCGTCGATCCATCGCCGCGGGGATCGGGGTTGGCGAGATTCCGGTGTACATGGGCGAGCGGGACGGGCTGGTGCGGTTGTGGCCGGAACGTACGCGCCCGGTGCCCTATGACGTGTGGCTGGTGACCCATGCGGATCTGCGGCATACGGCGCGGGTGAGGGCGGTGATTGATGAAATCGTCGCCGGGTTTTCCGGTACAGGCGAATAA
- a CDS encoding YbfB/YjiJ family MFS transporter — protein sequence MHSTSTTPPSAIWLPIFAGLCASLVSIGLARFAYTPLIPSLIQAQWFSANDVVYLGAANLVGYLIGALIGHPLARRVGNSTALRLMMLAVTLSFFACGFPLSVSWFFGWRLLSGVAGGAIMVLVAATVLPHVPVSRRGLASGAIFLGIGLGIAGSGTIVPPLLSLGLQNTWFGLGLLALVLTAASWFGWPTTQHAAPVNSDSVKSPTPPGLYLLFAQYAFMAAGLVPAMVFLVDFVARGLGAGAHVGALIWVMYGLGAIVGPVSYGFLADKLGARLSIRIVLVVQAIALASLAVSSSFLALALLAVILGSFPPGIVPLALARVHELVPNHHQQQMAWSRATVSFATFQALTGFAYSAIFNASGGHHALLFVIACGAIVVALVLELAMRLTKIKKSQAPTLNCNPM from the coding sequence ATGCACAGCACATCCACCACCCCGCCCAGCGCCATCTGGCTGCCGATCTTCGCCGGCCTCTGCGCCAGCCTGGTCAGCATCGGCCTGGCGCGTTTTGCCTACACACCGTTGATTCCATCGTTGATCCAGGCCCAATGGTTTTCCGCCAATGACGTGGTGTACCTCGGGGCCGCCAACCTCGTCGGTTACCTGATCGGCGCGTTGATCGGTCATCCCCTAGCCCGACGGGTGGGCAACAGCACCGCCCTGCGCCTGATGATGCTCGCGGTGACGCTGTCGTTTTTTGCCTGTGGCTTTCCATTGTCGGTGAGCTGGTTCTTCGGCTGGCGCCTGCTGTCGGGGGTTGCCGGTGGCGCGATCATGGTGTTGGTGGCGGCGACCGTGTTGCCCCATGTGCCGGTGTCCCGTCGAGGCTTGGCCAGTGGCGCGATTTTCCTCGGTATCGGTTTGGGCATTGCCGGTTCAGGGACGATTGTGCCGCCGCTGCTGAGCCTGGGTTTGCAGAACACCTGGTTCGGCCTCGGCTTGCTGGCGCTGGTGTTGACCGCCGCGAGCTGGTTTGGCTGGCCGACCACTCAACACGCTGCACCGGTGAACAGCGACAGCGTGAAATCGCCCACCCCGCCAGGCCTTTATCTACTGTTCGCGCAATATGCCTTCATGGCGGCGGGCCTGGTGCCAGCGATGGTGTTCCTGGTGGACTTCGTCGCTCGCGGCCTCGGCGCCGGAGCGCATGTGGGTGCGCTGATCTGGGTCATGTATGGCCTGGGGGCGATTGTCGGGCCGGTGAGCTATGGTTTTCTCGCCGACAAACTCGGCGCACGGTTGAGCATTCGGATTGTGCTGGTGGTGCAGGCGATTGCGTTGGCGTCGCTGGCGGTTTCCAGTTCATTCCTGGCCCTGGCGTTGCTGGCGGTGATCCTCGGTTCGTTCCCGCCGGGCATCGTGCCGCTGGCGTTGGCCCGGGTGCATGAACTGGTGCCCAATCACCATCAACAGCAAATGGCCTGGAGCCGTGCCACGGTGTCGTTTGCCACGTTCCAGGCCCTGACCGGGTTTGCCTATTCGGCGATATTCAATGCCAGCGGCGGGCATCACGCGTTGTTGTTTGTGATTGCCTGCGGGGCCATTGTGGTTGCATTGGTTTTGGAGTTGGCAATGCGTTTGACCAAGATCAAAAAATCGCAAGCTCCTACATTGAACTGCAATCCCATGTAG
- a CDS encoding NAD(P)H-quinone oxidoreductase, translating to MTLPQTMTLIEITQPGGPEVLQPKDVSMPTVAAGEVLIRVHAAGVNRPDVIQRAGKYPMKPGMSPIPGLEVAGEVVAIGKGVSEFVLGDKVCALTNGGGYAQYCVAPASQTLPIPDDMDWIQAAAIPETFFTVWANLFEMGGASKGQRALIHGGTSGIGTTALMLCREFGVEAFATAGSEEKCEAIRKLGAKAINYRDQDFAQVIAEKTAGKGVNVILDIMGGSYFNNNVAALAMEGRLVMLGFLGGAHAKDVDLLAIMAKRAIITGSLLRSRTQEEKAAIAQGLYEYVWPVLSAGRCLPMIDKVYPFTDASQAHARMEAGDHIGKIVLKMDQ from the coding sequence ATGACCCTGCCCCAAACCATGACCCTGATCGAAATCACCCAACCCGGCGGCCCCGAGGTCCTGCAACCGAAGGACGTGTCCATGCCCACGGTTGCCGCCGGTGAAGTGCTGATCCGCGTCCACGCCGCCGGGGTAAATCGCCCGGACGTGATCCAGCGCGCCGGCAAGTACCCGATGAAACCCGGCATGAGCCCGATTCCCGGCCTGGAAGTGGCGGGTGAAGTGGTGGCGATCGGCAAAGGGGTCAGTGAGTTTGTGCTGGGCGACAAGGTCTGCGCCCTGACCAACGGCGGCGGCTACGCGCAATATTGCGTCGCCCCGGCCAGCCAGACGTTGCCCATCCCCGATGACATGGACTGGATTCAAGCCGCCGCCATCCCGGAAACCTTCTTCACGGTCTGGGCCAACCTGTTTGAAATGGGCGGCGCCAGCAAAGGCCAGCGCGCCTTGATCCACGGCGGCACCAGCGGCATCGGCACCACTGCGCTGATGCTCTGCCGCGAGTTTGGCGTCGAGGCATTCGCCACCGCTGGCAGCGAGGAAAAATGCGAGGCGATCCGTAAACTCGGGGCCAAGGCGATCAACTATCGCGACCAGGATTTCGCCCAGGTCATCGCCGAAAAAACCGCCGGCAAAGGGGTGAATGTGATCCTCGACATCATGGGCGGCTCGTACTTCAACAACAACGTTGCCGCCCTGGCCATGGAAGGTCGGCTGGTGATGCTCGGCTTCCTCGGTGGCGCCCACGCCAAGGACGTCGACCTGCTGGCGATCATGGCCAAACGCGCGATCATCACCGGCTCACTGCTGCGCTCGCGGACCCAGGAAGAAAAAGCCGCCATCGCCCAAGGGTTGTACGAATACGTGTGGCCGGTACTGTCGGCCGGGCGTTGCCTGCCGATGATCGACAAGGTCTACCCGTTTACCGATGCGTCGCAAGCCCATGCGCGGATGGAAGCTGGCGATCACATCGGCAAGATCGTCTTGAAAATGGATCAGTAA
- the deoC gene encoding deoxyribose-phosphate aldolase, which produces MAHLPPQALAQYIDHTLLAPDASREQIATLCREAAEHGFYSVCVNSGQVPLASQCLTGHSVKVCAVIGFPLGAGLSDTKAFEAERAIAAGAGEIDMVLNIGWLKDGLFAEVQDDIAQVKQACGSVPLKVILETCLLTDAEKVKACEICRELNVAFVKTSTGFSRSGATVEDVALMRRTVGADIGVKASGGVRDYPTALAMIEAGATRLGSSSGIAIIGGAQSAGEGY; this is translated from the coding sequence ATGGCCCATCTCCCACCCCAGGCACTGGCGCAGTACATCGATCACACCTTGCTGGCGCCGGACGCCAGCCGCGAACAAATCGCCACCCTGTGCCGCGAGGCGGCGGAACATGGCTTCTATTCGGTGTGTGTGAATTCCGGGCAAGTGCCCCTCGCTTCGCAGTGCCTGACAGGGCACAGCGTCAAGGTTTGCGCAGTGATTGGCTTTCCGCTGGGTGCCGGTTTGAGTGACACCAAGGCCTTCGAAGCCGAGCGGGCGATTGCCGCTGGCGCTGGCGAGATTGACATGGTGTTGAACATCGGCTGGCTGAAGGATGGTCTGTTCGCCGAGGTGCAGGACGACATTGCCCAGGTCAAACAGGCCTGCGGCAGTGTGCCGCTGAAAGTCATCCTGGAAACCTGCCTGCTCACCGACGCCGAGAAAGTGAAGGCCTGCGAAATCTGTCGCGAGCTGAACGTCGCCTTCGTCAAGACCTCCACCGGTTTCAGCCGCAGTGGCGCCACCGTCGAAGACGTTGCCCTGATGCGCCGCACCGTGGGTGCGGACATCGGAGTCAAGGCCTCGGGCGGCGTGCGCGATTACCCGACCGCCCTGGCGATGATCGAGGCCGGTGCGACCCGCTTGGGCAGCAGCTCCGGCATCGCGATCATCGGTGGCGCGCAGTCGGCGGGAGAGGGTTACTGA
- the deoR gene encoding DNA-binding transcriptional repressor DeoR, which translates to MDSKKAERLKLIQQALQDQSAIHLREMAALLDVSEMTLRRDLTKYTDHLRLLGGYITKIHDGNEPADYRVAEQDTRHVEEKRRIGKLAARFIQPGDTVFFDCGTTTPFVVDFIPDELEFTAVCNSLNVLLKLSQKPNCHIVVCGGTFHRKNQVFENQTEFGILDSVRLTWAFVSAAGVSQDFGVTCFNFNEVEVKQKVLRQAQQRLLLADHSKFDTVRTAHFAALEDFQYVVSDKKIPKAYCDAIVASGAQLII; encoded by the coding sequence GTGGACAGTAAAAAAGCCGAGCGTCTCAAGCTGATTCAACAAGCCCTGCAAGACCAGAGCGCCATTCACCTGCGCGAAATGGCCGCGTTGCTGGACGTGTCGGAGATGACCCTGCGCCGCGACCTGACCAAGTACACCGACCACCTGCGCCTGCTCGGCGGCTACATCACCAAAATCCACGACGGCAACGAACCCGCCGATTACCGCGTGGCCGAACAGGACACCCGGCATGTCGAAGAGAAACGCCGCATCGGCAAACTCGCCGCGCGGTTTATCCAGCCCGGCGACACGGTGTTTTTCGATTGCGGCACCACCACGCCGTTCGTGGTGGATTTCATCCCCGACGAGCTCGAATTCACCGCCGTGTGCAACTCCCTGAACGTGCTGCTCAAACTGTCGCAAAAGCCCAACTGCCACATCGTGGTTTGCGGCGGCACGTTCCATCGCAAGAACCAGGTGTTCGAGAACCAGACCGAATTCGGCATCCTCGATAGCGTGCGCCTGACCTGGGCCTTTGTCTCCGCCGCCGGGGTCAGCCAGGACTTCGGCGTGACCTGCTTCAACTTCAATGAAGTGGAGGTCAAGCAGAAGGTCCTGCGCCAGGCGCAACAACGGTTGCTGCTGGCCGACCACAGCAAGTTCGACACCGTGCGCACCGCGCATTTCGCCGCCCTTGAGGATTTCCAGTACGTGGTCAGCGACAAGAAAATCCCCAAGGCCTATTGCGATGCGATTGTGGCCAGCGGCGCTCAGTTGATTATCTGA
- a CDS encoding aldose 1-epimerase family protein — MSTRINLYPALFSEAPKTLLESEHFKVSASTYPSGVLALEMSNSRGKLVVLPYQGQMIWDAVFDGRDLTMSNLFSQPRPSPTVIGTYGCFMFHSGLLRNGCPTPEDDHPLHGEMPCAAMDRAWLEIGEDSDGPFLRLGGEYEYAQGFGDRYLASPSVTLRADSGLFDIAMTVTNLAGKPMDLMYMAHMNYAYVEGARFIEPLGFEKVRLRSSVPAHVKPTPAWSRYMEQLALEPEQFRCLDRPDLYDPEIVFFFDGVHADANGDAHFLLSHPDGAAFYTRYRPDQFDHAARWILHNADQQVAAFILPATCEPEGYRAESAKGHVRALAAGETAAFKVTTGYLNKAEQQALIR; from the coding sequence ATGAGCACGCGGATCAATCTCTACCCGGCGCTGTTTAGTGAAGCGCCGAAGACGCTGCTGGAATCCGAGCATTTCAAGGTCAGCGCCAGCACTTATCCCAGCGGCGTGTTGGCGCTGGAAATGAGTAACAGTCGCGGAAAACTGGTGGTGCTGCCGTATCAGGGCCAGATGATCTGGGACGCGGTGTTCGACGGCCGGGACCTGACCATGAGCAACCTGTTCAGCCAGCCCAGACCGAGCCCGACAGTGATCGGCACCTACGGCTGTTTCATGTTCCACAGCGGCCTGTTGCGCAATGGTTGCCCGACACCCGAAGACGATCATCCATTGCACGGCGAGATGCCGTGCGCGGCGATGGATCGTGCCTGGCTGGAAATCGGCGAAGACAGCGACGGACCCTTCCTGCGATTGGGCGGCGAGTACGAATACGCCCAGGGTTTTGGCGACCGTTATCTGGCCAGTCCGAGCGTCACCTTGCGTGCCGATTCGGGCTTGTTCGACATTGCTATGACCGTGACCAACCTGGCCGGCAAACCCATGGACCTGATGTACATGGCCCACATGAATTACGCCTACGTCGAGGGCGCGCGGTTTATCGAGCCGTTGGGATTCGAAAAAGTACGCCTGCGCAGCAGCGTGCCGGCCCACGTCAAGCCGACCCCGGCCTGGAGCCGATACATGGAGCAGTTGGCGCTGGAGCCGGAACAGTTCCGTTGCCTGGATCGCCCAGACCTCTACGACCCGGAGATCGTATTTTTCTTCGATGGCGTGCACGCCGATGCAAACGGCGATGCGCATTTCCTGCTGAGTCACCCGGACGGGGCCGCGTTCTACACCCGCTATCGCCCCGACCAGTTCGATCACGCCGCGCGCTGGATTCTGCACAACGCCGATCAGCAAGTGGCGGCGTTCATCTTGCCCGCCACCTGCGAGCCGGAAGGCTATCGCGCCGAGTCCGCCAAGGGCCATGTGCGCGCATTGGCGGCGGGGGAGACGGCGGCGTTCAAGGTCACCACCGGTTATCTGAACAAGGCCGAGCAACAGGCCTTGATCAGATAA
- the fucP gene encoding L-fucose:H+ symporter permease: MTKPPLQQTPDGFYLNRTPWFAFILLCSIFALWATAASMNDVLIAHFKKAFLLSDFQTAFVQSAFYLGYFFVAIPAALVVRRFSYKTTILIGLMLYMLGCLLFFPAASTAKYGMFLLALFVIAAGLSFLETACNTYSTLMGPRETGTRRLNISQTFHPFGAMAGVYVGSFVMFKDTDATREQLTQMSASDAAVQQLQMIQSTLLPYKWMIAVLVLMFILIAITRFPACKGVQTASKKTASLGQSLSRLWGNKRFTFGVLAQFLYVGAQVGVWSFTIRLAMQLGGMNERSASWFLLTTFAAYFIGKLIANVLMRKLHPAKVLAVYGVLCIVLLAYTILVPNITAVYAAVGVSVFLGPCWPTIYGLTIDGLGEDTGVGGSLLVMSIVGGGVIPIFQGLLSDYSGGNMQLAYSVPLLCFIVIVAYAVRCLRHSASERAPVGAAVTS; the protein is encoded by the coding sequence ATGACAAAGCCTCCGCTCCAACAGACGCCCGATGGTTTCTACCTGAACCGCACGCCCTGGTTCGCCTTCATCCTGCTGTGCAGCATTTTCGCGCTGTGGGCGACGGCCGCGAGCATGAACGACGTGCTCATCGCGCATTTCAAGAAAGCCTTTCTGCTCAGCGATTTCCAGACTGCATTCGTGCAGTCGGCGTTCTACCTCGGCTACTTCTTCGTGGCGATTCCGGCGGCGCTGGTGGTTCGGCGTTTCAGCTACAAGACCACCATCCTCATCGGCCTGATGCTCTACATGTTGGGCTGCCTGTTGTTCTTCCCGGCAGCATCGACGGCCAAGTACGGCATGTTCCTGTTGGCGCTGTTCGTGATTGCGGCGGGGCTGTCGTTTCTTGAAACCGCGTGCAACACCTATTCAACGCTGATGGGCCCACGGGAAACCGGTACCCGTCGCCTGAACATCTCCCAGACCTTTCACCCGTTCGGTGCGATGGCCGGGGTGTATGTCGGCAGCTTCGTGATGTTCAAGGACACCGACGCCACCCGCGAGCAGCTCACGCAAATGAGCGCTTCGGACGCGGCGGTCCAGCAGCTGCAAATGATCCAGTCCACCTTGCTGCCGTACAAATGGATGATCGCGGTGCTGGTGCTGATGTTCATCCTGATCGCCATCACCCGTTTCCCCGCGTGCAAAGGCGTGCAAACCGCGAGCAAGAAAACCGCCAGCCTTGGTCAGAGTTTGTCGCGGTTGTGGGGCAACAAGCGTTTCACTTTCGGTGTGCTGGCGCAGTTTCTGTACGTCGGCGCGCAAGTCGGCGTGTGGAGTTTCACCATTCGCCTGGCCATGCAATTGGGCGGGATGAACGAGCGCAGCGCCTCGTGGTTCCTGCTGACGACCTTCGCCGCGTATTTCATCGGCAAACTGATCGCCAACGTGCTGATGCGCAAACTGCACCCGGCCAAGGTGTTGGCGGTGTATGGCGTGCTGTGCATTGTGTTGCTGGCCTACACCATTCTGGTGCCGAACATCACCGCGGTGTATGCGGCGGTCGGTGTGAGCGTGTTCCTTGGCCCGTGCTGGCCGACCATTTATGGCCTGACCATCGATGGCCTCGGTGAAGACACCGGCGTCGGCGGTTCGCTGCTGGTGATGAGCATCGTCGGTGGCGGGGTGATTCCGATCTTCCAGGGCCTGCTCTCCGATTACAGCGGCGGCAACATGCAACTGGCTTATAGCGTGCCGTTGCTGTGCTTCATCGTGATTGTCGCTTACGCGGTGCGTTGCCTGCGTCATTCCGCCAGCGAACGTGCACCGGTGGGTGCGGCGGTGACTTCATGA
- the rbsK gene encoding ribokinase: MSKIAVIGSNMVDLITYIDRMPAQGETLEAPGFALGCGGKGANQAVAAAKLGADVLMLTKVGDDMFADNTLANFQRFGIDTRYVQRVPGVSSGVAPIFVQADSHNSILIVKGANAHLAPADIDAAAPALRECTLIVLQLEINVETVYYAIEFGREHNIPVLLNPAPALAGLSREHLAQLDFLIPNESELALISGHTVDSPESALKAAKSLVASGIRHVIVTLGQQGALYVGEEGEFQIPGLRVNARDTTGAGDAFIGCFIRHWSRDRDIRAAMTQAVAYSACSVTGLGTQTSYPDAPAFAEFQRQFDA, translated from the coding sequence ATGAGCAAGATCGCAGTCATCGGCAGCAATATGGTGGATCTGATCACCTACATCGACCGCATGCCGGCCCAGGGCGAGACACTGGAAGCTCCGGGGTTTGCCCTCGGTTGCGGCGGCAAGGGCGCTAATCAGGCGGTGGCAGCGGCCAAGCTGGGGGCTGATGTGCTGATGCTGACCAAGGTCGGCGATGACATGTTTGCCGACAACACCCTGGCCAATTTCCAGCGCTTCGGCATCGACACCCGTTACGTGCAGCGTGTGCCCGGCGTGTCCAGCGGCGTGGCACCGATCTTCGTCCAGGCCGATTCCCACAACAGCATCCTCATCGTCAAAGGTGCCAACGCCCATCTCGCCCCGGCCGATATCGACGCCGCCGCGCCAGCCCTGCGCGAATGCACGCTGATCGTGCTGCAACTCGAAATCAATGTGGAAACCGTTTACTACGCCATCGAGTTCGGCCGCGAACACAACATCCCGGTGTTGCTCAACCCGGCACCGGCCTTGGCCGGCCTGAGCCGTGAACACTTGGCCCAACTGGATTTCCTGATACCCAACGAGTCCGAACTGGCGCTGATCAGCGGCCATACCGTCGACTCGCCTGAGTCCGCGCTTAAAGCCGCCAAATCCCTGGTCGCCAGCGGCATCCGCCATGTGATCGTGACCCTCGGCCAGCAGGGTGCGCTGTACGTCGGAGAGGAGGGCGAGTTCCAGATTCCCGGCCTGCGCGTTAACGCCCGTGACACCACCGGTGCCGGCGATGCGTTCATTGGCTGCTTCATCCGGCACTGGAGCCGCGACCGCGATATCCGCGCCGCCATGACCCAGGCCGTGGCCTATTCCGCGTGCTCGGTCACGGGGCTGGGCACCCAGACCTCCTACCCGGATGCCCCTGCATTTGCAGAATTCCAGCGCCAATTCGACGCCTGA
- a CDS encoding alpha/beta hydrolase encodes MLTPLMSRLRRRWFSSLCMALLIVGLPASCGVLKYKERELLFRIEPGTAGWYRGLPQDVQEFDIKPASFKGNQNLHAWWWPAARRDAPSILYLHGVRWNLTGQAFRIEQLRAMGYSVLAIDYRGFGQSKGDLPSEASVYEDARVAWERFKAMQPDPNKRLIYGHSLGGAVAIDLAADLATQAKKDHVAVPVRGLVIESTFTTLGDAVAQVADSNLPVKSLPVRWLLSQKFDSIDKITDIDMPLLVVHGLADAFMPSRFSQQLFNAANEPKRLLLVPGGTHNNSMSLGGSQYRQAIDNLMKAKPAQVAGPTVTQGARKA; translated from the coding sequence ATGCTTACTCCCCTCATGAGCCGCTTGCGTCGGCGCTGGTTTTCATCGTTGTGCATGGCGCTGCTGATCGTCGGTTTGCCGGCGAGTTGCGGGGTGCTCAAGTACAAAGAGCGCGAGTTGTTGTTCCGCATCGAGCCGGGCACGGCCGGGTGGTATCGCGGCTTGCCGCAAGACGTTCAGGAATTCGATATCAAGCCTGCCAGTTTCAAGGGCAATCAAAACCTGCATGCCTGGTGGTGGCCGGCCGCGCGCCGGGATGCGCCGTCGATCCTGTACCTGCACGGCGTGCGCTGGAACCTCACCGGCCAGGCCTTCCGCATCGAACAGTTGCGGGCGATGGGCTATTCGGTGCTGGCCATCGACTACCGCGGCTTTGGCCAGAGCAAGGGCGATCTGCCGTCGGAAGCCAGCGTTTATGAAGACGCCCGAGTCGCCTGGGAGCGCTTCAAGGCGATGCAACCGGACCCGAACAAACGCCTGATCTACGGCCACTCGTTGGGCGGCGCGGTGGCCATCGACCTCGCGGCAGACCTGGCCACACAGGCGAAAAAGGACCACGTCGCGGTGCCAGTGCGCGGATTGGTGATCGAGTCCACCTTCACCACACTGGGCGACGCTGTCGCGCAAGTGGCCGACAGCAACCTGCCGGTGAAATCCCTGCCGGTGCGCTGGCTGCTGTCGCAGAAATTCGATTCCATCGACAAGATCACCGACATCGATATGCCATTGCTGGTGGTCCACGGTCTGGCCGATGCGTTCATGCCGTCGCGCTTCAGCCAGCAGTTGTTTAACGCCGCCAACGAGCCCAAGCGCCTGCTGTTGGTGCCCGGTGGTACGCACAACAACAGCATGAGCCTGGGCGGCAGTCAGTACCGCCAGGCCATCGACAACCTGATGAAAGCCAAGCCAGCACAGGTCGCCGGGCCAACGGTGACTCAAGGTGCCCGCAAGGCTTAG
- a CDS encoding ABC transporter ATP-binding protein has protein sequence MSAAVNRFAALLDQARRALQLVWGTSRGLFLGLVLATLIAGVLPALAAWLGQRIVDAVVTAMQLHAQQGSAPLWPVVRYVLFEAGVLALLSGTQRALSVQQSLLRVQLGQKVNTMILEKAQTLSLVQFENSEFYDKLVRVRREASTRPLALVMKSLGLIQNLIVLISFGVLLVHFSPWALVLLVVGALPVFFAEAHFSGDAFRLFTRRAPESRQQSYIETLLSHESFIKEVKLFGFAPLLLQRYRDTFKRLYAEDRRLTLRRDGWGFVLGLLGTGAFYLAYAWVVVDTVHGQISLGQMTMYLVLFKQGQTAVSSSLSAISGLYEDGLYLSALYEYLAEPVVSDTGHLTVGAVPGDGLRFENVGFRYPEASRAALEGIDLHLVPGRSVALVGENGSGKTTLIKLLTRLYRPDQGRILLDGSDLQTWEEDALRRRIGVIFQDYIRYQFSVGENIGVGDTLAFDDEKRWKEAAAEGMAAPFIEGLDRGYATQLGRWFAGGQELSGGQWQKIALSRAYMRRDADILILDEPTSALDPAAEAAVFAHFSEHTQGRMTLLISHRFSSVRNADHIIVLDQGTILERGDHDSLVAAGGRYAQLFDLQARGYR, from the coding sequence ATGAGCGCGGCAGTTAACCGTTTCGCCGCGCTGCTCGACCAGGCAAGACGCGCCCTGCAACTGGTCTGGGGCACCTCACGCGGATTGTTCCTCGGCCTGGTCCTCGCCACCCTGATCGCCGGTGTCCTCCCGGCCCTGGCTGCCTGGCTCGGCCAGCGCATTGTCGACGCCGTGGTCACCGCCATGCAGTTGCACGCGCAGCAGGGCAGTGCGCCGTTGTGGCCGGTGGTGCGTTATGTGTTGTTCGAGGCGGGGGTGCTGGCTTTGCTGTCCGGGACGCAACGGGCGTTGTCGGTGCAGCAGTCGTTGTTGCGGGTGCAGTTGGGGCAGAAGGTCAACACGATGATTCTGGAGAAGGCCCAGACGTTATCGCTGGTGCAGTTCGAGAACTCGGAGTTTTACGACAAGTTGGTGCGGGTGCGGCGCGAGGCTTCGACCCGGCCGCTAGCGTTGGTAATGAAGTCGTTGGGGCTGATCCAGAACCTGATTGTGCTGATCAGTTTCGGTGTGTTGCTGGTGCACTTTTCGCCGTGGGCGCTGGTGTTGCTGGTGGTCGGTGCGTTGCCGGTGTTTTTCGCCGAGGCGCATTTCTCCGGGGATGCGTTTCGGCTGTTCACCCGGCGCGCGCCGGAGAGTCGGCAGCAGAGTTACATCGAGACGCTGCTGTCCCACGAGAGCTTTATCAAAGAGGTCAAGCTGTTCGGTTTTGCGCCCTTGCTGTTGCAGCGTTATCGCGACACGTTCAAACGGCTCTACGCCGAAGACCGACGCCTGACGTTACGTCGTGACGGCTGGGGTTTTGTCCTTGGGCTGCTGGGCACCGGGGCGTTTTACCTGGCGTATGCGTGGGTGGTGGTCGATACCGTTCATGGCCAGATCAGCCTCGGGCAGATGACCATGTACCTGGTGCTGTTCAAACAGGGGCAAACCGCTGTCAGCAGTAGCCTCAGCGCGATCAGCGGTCTTTATGAGGATGGTCTTTACCTGTCGGCCCTCTACGAATACCTGGCCGAACCGGTGGTGAGCGATACCGGCCACCTGACCGTGGGCGCGGTGCCCGGCGATGGACTGCGTTTCGAGAACGTCGGCTTCCGCTATCCAGAGGCCAGTCGCGCGGCGCTGGAGGGCATCGACCTGCACCTGGTGCCCGGCCGCAGCGTGGCACTAGTGGGTGAGAATGGTTCGGGCAAGACCACGCTGATCAAACTGCTGACCCGGCTGTATCGCCCCGATCAGGGTCGCATCCTGCTCGACGGCAGTGACCTGCAAACCTGGGAAGAGGATGCGCTGCGGCGGCGCATCGGCGTGATTTTCCAGGACTACATTCGCTATCAGTTCTCCGTGGGCGAGAACATCGGTGTCGGCGATACCCTGGCCTTCGACGATGAAAAACGCTGGAAAGAAGCGGCGGCCGAAGGCATGGCCGCGCCCTTTATCGAAGGGCTGGATCGCGGTTACGCCACGCAACTGGGGCGCTGGTTTGCCGGGGGGCAGGAGCTGTCCGGCGGGCAATGGCAGAAGATCGCCTTGTCCCGCGCCTACATGCGCCGTGATGCCGACATACTGATTCTGGACGAACCGACCTCAGCCCTCGACCCGGCGGCGGAAGCGGCGGTGTTCGCGCATTTCAGTGAGCACACCCAGGGCCGCATGACCTTGCTGATCTCCCACCGCTTTTCCAGTGTGCGCAACGCCGACCACATCATCGTGCTGGATCAGGGCACGATCCTGGAGCGTGGCGATCACGACAGCCTGGTGGCGGCGGGCGGGCGTTATGCGCAGTTGTTCGATTTGCAGGCGCGGGGTTATCGCTAA